One window from the genome of Diospyros lotus cultivar Yz01 chromosome 11, ASM1463336v1, whole genome shotgun sequence encodes:
- the LOC127812710 gene encoding uncharacterized protein LOC127812710: MPPRSRTASRQTDSLGGDQAPQPSPTSGNTIRGRGRGRGERRGRGRGRGRGSGRSGVDFHGSTPARDRDQLIIDSLANITVLLTNIVNSQRQPEAPGGVSPDTRVGGGTRDGTEDGTRGGTSDGAVAGGAAGVAVGTGDAGETRG; the protein is encoded by the coding sequence ATGCCTCCTCGTTCTCGGACAGCATCCAGGCAGACAGATTCTTTAGGGGGTGACCAGGCTCCTCAGCCCTCACCTACCAGCGGTAACACGATCAGAGGCCGTGGACGAGGTCGTGGGGAACGACGTGGCCGAGGTAGAGGCCGGGGCCGTGGTTCGGGTCGCAGTGGAGTTGACTTTCATGGTAGTACTCCGGCGAGAGATAGGGACCAGCTGATTATTGACTCCTTGGCAAACATCACAGTGCTGTTGACAAATATAGTTAATTCTCAGAGACAGCCAGAGGCGCCAGGGGGTGTGAGCCCTGATACCAGGGTTGGTGGCGGCACTAGAGATGGCACCGAGGATGGCACTAGAGGTGGCACTAGCGACGGTGCTGTGGCTGGTGGCGCTGCAGGTGTTGCCGTCGGCACTGGCGATGCGGGCGAGACTAGGGGATAG